A window from Halomicrobium urmianum encodes these proteins:
- a CDS encoding poly-gamma-glutamate hydrolase family protein: MAAHSTTGRWHCDYRVDLAGDAVRITLRERRRDRERPDTVVGLEPGATEPGVEAADGQRRRTHRFVAAPDSVVITGGSADVTVDGSDVSLSGPDGGSAPAAEASIEHPAVTAPAPVDGVTVHRLRFAPDHAETSVTVEADDPIVAVDAHSRVPFRESATDDAVEWRGSGPLTAAVVTASGDPIDGVFEMDRETLAVEPGRPGAGSDAPAVVLGGAEYEDWFGRTVPVAGLDGITYVDGSRIGRGPGRPHRHGERCLVRDHDGEFDLDVRGAPERYVAVDDELATVLGCDLGTQVLVTRSDGDDAVYTVGERGDLSDVAVGMTTGGRDRLGAPRDGQFTVTVTPVVAAPHLARHEARRAGAVAERLADAGGDRLVACAPHGGVIEGNTDLQAHRLVDRLSAREATAWSVEGWDDDAAAFDRYHVRSSDVDPRSFPLLARIADRGFERAVSFHCHDNDGVVVGGRAPEPIREGVAAAVSEALAGTGIEVSLEGKYMGRRPENLVNWLTADGESGIQIEQSIPTVDRHWRAVADAVAEWFRDRR, translated from the coding sequence ATGGCCGCCCATTCGACGACCGGTCGCTGGCACTGCGACTACCGCGTCGACCTCGCCGGCGACGCGGTCCGGATCACGCTTCGGGAGCGACGACGCGACCGCGAGCGGCCGGACACCGTCGTCGGTCTGGAGCCGGGTGCGACCGAACCCGGCGTCGAGGCGGCGGACGGCCAGCGCCGCCGCACGCACCGCTTCGTCGCCGCCCCGGACTCCGTCGTGATCACGGGCGGATCCGCCGACGTCACGGTCGACGGCTCCGACGTCTCGCTCTCCGGGCCCGACGGGGGATCCGCGCCGGCCGCCGAGGCGTCCATCGAGCACCCGGCGGTGACGGCTCCGGCCCCGGTCGACGGGGTGACGGTACACCGGCTCCGGTTCGCGCCGGATCACGCGGAGACGTCGGTGACCGTCGAGGCCGACGATCCGATCGTCGCCGTCGACGCGCACAGCCGCGTCCCGTTCCGGGAGAGCGCCACCGACGACGCCGTGGAGTGGCGGGGGAGCGGCCCGCTGACCGCCGCCGTAGTCACCGCGAGCGGCGACCCGATCGACGGGGTCTTCGAGATGGACCGCGAGACGCTGGCGGTGGAGCCGGGCCGACCGGGCGCGGGGAGCGACGCGCCCGCCGTCGTTCTGGGCGGCGCCGAGTACGAGGACTGGTTCGGCCGGACGGTCCCGGTCGCCGGCCTCGACGGGATCACGTACGTCGACGGCTCGCGGATCGGGCGCGGCCCCGGTCGGCCGCATCGCCACGGCGAGCGGTGCCTGGTCCGCGACCACGACGGCGAGTTCGACCTCGACGTCCGCGGCGCGCCCGAGCGGTACGTGGCCGTCGACGACGAGCTGGCGACCGTCCTCGGGTGCGACCTCGGGACGCAGGTGCTCGTCACACGCTCCGACGGTGACGACGCGGTGTACACCGTCGGCGAGCGCGGCGACCTGTCGGACGTCGCCGTCGGCATGACAACCGGCGGGCGCGACCGCCTCGGCGCGCCGCGGGACGGACAGTTCACCGTCACCGTCACGCCGGTGGTCGCCGCGCCGCACCTCGCGAGACACGAGGCCCGGCGCGCCGGCGCGGTCGCGGAGCGGCTGGCCGACGCCGGCGGGGACCGCCTCGTCGCCTGCGCGCCCCACGGCGGCGTGATCGAGGGGAACACCGACCTCCAGGCTCACCGGCTCGTCGACCGGCTGTCGGCCCGCGAGGCGACGGCCTGGAGCGTCGAGGGGTGGGACGACGACGCCGCCGCCTTCGATCGGTACCACGTCCGCTCCTCGGACGTCGACCCGCGGTCGTTCCCGCTGCTCGCCCGGATCGCCGACCGCGGGTTCGAGCGCGCCGTCAGCTTCCACTGTCACGACAACGACGGCGTCGTCGTTGGGGGTCGCGCTCCCGAACCGATCCGCGAGGGCGTCGCTGCCGCCGTGTCGGAGGCGCTCGCCGGAACCGGCATCGAGGTCTCTCTCGAAGGTAAGTACATGGGACGGCGGCCCGAGAACCTCGTCAACTGGCTCACCGCCGACGGCGAGTCGGGGATCCAGATCGAGCAGAGCATCCCGACGGTCGACCGTCACTGGCGGGCCGTGGCCGACGCCGTCGCCGAGTGGTTCCGGGACCGCCGCTGA
- a CDS encoding tetratricopeptide repeat protein — protein MLETIALGIATNGLAAGASAGSGIVKGKIEDVIRRRRFSSDVDELATEFNAALEATVPAALAEADVDGASASDVADDWSAVAAHLDEIDVAFETEREAVARIARAIGATLDLDLDADPELRRALEAAVADAYRDAIRAFAEEISGTELAEVLDTEANIELTATVNRLETRLETVQDRLDRQELARLRDQGFVRLGPRFFEQAEVKDPATCWRTGFSLAEIRAGHYFERFHEDGDEQTITEHLSDRLRAGRDTVVLGRPGSGKSTICKAVATTWYERTTGAVFYRRSNAPNDFDEVGPLETQIREAAGPVLIVVEDAARPATSPVFHLVERFEGDDSVRFLLDSRKSEWQHPESVMDDPRLQEIKDQGIERYPVPSVSERECAAAVEHFEATTGESVTQDVDQLVADLGATDVGEMYLLAYRLASHATETVPTPGESGSATVLESSVRSVYDDLTDRCGDDDYLPFHLGILINVLNASEMTVYPDLLHALAEEKRDHRRIEDLVDDLEDELLFEGDGEGYRSHHPLWSAIFFRHFLDEAGERRAADHFEEVVNALFSVVDDEQTRERIDRWFRGDAPYVRRVEEAPTETADSLALTVFNMGDADPQYAFARASSSQRQPIFHVAPLFGTTEHSWISLPDACSTETRLRCTNLRGVMYLDSGEFDRAKAEFEHLHERITDLEPDELGPDRLTEIEAWTLNNLGNVARRRGELDTAEEYHRRGLETFREVGVRTGEAWTLNNLGSVNRVCGNLDAAERYHEDSLTVFDDLDNRLGRGWVLNNLGLLARKRGDLELAAERHHDSLDVFQEIGHRLGEARVLNALGLVTRERGEYGEARSYFRQSLGVAREIGDRQCVAWCLNNVATVHEREGELDDAREYFEESLGVKRELGDRQGEGNTLSHLATVALRRGDVERARDRAGESVAVLLDVDGYHNALAKLERMAEVAVETGASGAARAWCERGRELAAEHGFDDYEESFADLLGELDGSDLAA, from the coding sequence ATGCTGGAGACGATCGCGCTCGGAATAGCGACGAACGGGCTGGCTGCGGGCGCCTCCGCGGGGAGCGGTATCGTGAAGGGCAAGATCGAGGACGTGATCCGCCGCCGACGGTTCTCGAGCGACGTCGACGAGCTCGCGACGGAGTTCAACGCGGCGCTCGAAGCCACCGTGCCGGCCGCGCTCGCCGAGGCGGACGTCGACGGCGCGTCGGCGAGCGACGTCGCCGACGACTGGTCGGCGGTCGCAGCGCACCTGGACGAGATCGACGTCGCATTCGAGACCGAACGCGAGGCCGTCGCGCGTATCGCCCGGGCGATCGGGGCGACGCTGGACCTCGACCTCGACGCCGATCCGGAGCTGCGACGAGCGCTCGAGGCGGCCGTCGCCGACGCGTACCGCGACGCGATCCGGGCGTTCGCGGAGGAGATCTCGGGGACGGAACTCGCCGAGGTTCTCGACACCGAGGCGAACATCGAGCTCACGGCCACCGTCAACCGGCTCGAGACGCGCCTCGAGACTGTTCAGGACCGCCTCGACCGACAGGAGCTGGCCCGGCTCCGGGATCAGGGGTTCGTCCGGCTGGGGCCCCGCTTTTTCGAGCAGGCCGAGGTGAAGGACCCGGCGACCTGCTGGCGGACCGGGTTCAGCCTCGCGGAGATCCGGGCGGGGCACTACTTCGAGCGGTTCCACGAGGACGGCGACGAACAGACGATCACCGAGCACCTCTCCGATCGACTCCGTGCGGGCCGCGACACCGTCGTCCTCGGTCGCCCGGGGTCCGGGAAGAGTACCATCTGCAAGGCGGTCGCGACGACCTGGTACGAGCGGACGACGGGCGCCGTGTTCTACCGGCGCAGCAACGCGCCGAACGACTTCGACGAGGTCGGCCCGCTCGAGACCCAGATCCGGGAGGCCGCCGGCCCCGTTCTGATCGTCGTCGAGGACGCCGCCAGGCCCGCGACGAGCCCGGTCTTCCACCTCGTCGAGCGGTTCGAGGGCGACGACTCCGTCCGCTTCCTCCTCGACTCACGGAAGAGCGAGTGGCAACACCCCGAGAGCGTGATGGACGACCCGCGGCTGCAGGAGATCAAGGACCAGGGGATCGAGCGCTATCCGGTCCCGAGCGTCTCGGAGCGGGAGTGCGCGGCGGCCGTCGAACACTTCGAGGCGACGACCGGGGAGTCGGTCACGCAGGACGTGGACCAGCTCGTCGCCGACCTGGGCGCGACCGACGTCGGCGAGATGTACCTCCTCGCTTACCGGCTCGCCAGCCACGCGACGGAGACGGTTCCGACGCCCGGCGAGAGCGGGTCCGCGACGGTCCTGGAGTCGTCGGTTCGGAGCGTCTACGACGACCTGACGGACCGCTGCGGCGACGACGACTACCTCCCCTTCCACCTGGGGATCCTGATCAACGTCCTCAACGCCTCCGAGATGACCGTCTATCCCGATCTCCTGCACGCGCTGGCGGAGGAGAAGCGGGACCACCGGCGGATCGAGGACCTCGTCGACGACCTCGAGGACGAGCTCCTCTTCGAGGGGGACGGCGAGGGATATCGGTCGCACCATCCCCTCTGGTCGGCGATCTTCTTCCGTCACTTCCTCGACGAGGCCGGCGAGCGCCGGGCGGCGGACCACTTCGAGGAGGTGGTCAACGCCCTCTTCTCCGTGGTCGACGACGAGCAGACGCGCGAGCGCATCGACCGCTGGTTCAGGGGGGACGCGCCGTACGTCCGGCGCGTCGAGGAGGCACCGACGGAGACCGCCGACTCGCTCGCCCTGACCGTCTTCAACATGGGCGACGCCGATCCGCAGTACGCCTTCGCCAGGGCCTCCAGCAGCCAGCGCCAGCCGATCTTCCACGTCGCCCCGCTGTTCGGCACGACCGAGCACTCCTGGATCTCGCTGCCCGACGCGTGCTCCACGGAGACGCGCCTCCGCTGTACGAACCTCCGGGGCGTGATGTACCTCGACAGCGGGGAGTTCGACCGGGCGAAGGCCGAGTTCGAGCACCTCCACGAGCGGATCACCGACCTCGAGCCGGACGAACTCGGCCCCGATCGCCTGACGGAGATCGAGGCGTGGACGCTGAACAACCTCGGGAACGTCGCGCGCCGCCGTGGCGAGCTCGACACGGCCGAGGAGTACCACCGGCGCGGCCTCGAGACGTTCCGGGAGGTCGGCGTCCGGACGGGGGAGGCGTGGACGCTGAACAACCTCGGCAGCGTCAACCGCGTCTGCGGCAACCTCGACGCCGCGGAGCGGTACCACGAGGACAGTCTGACCGTCTTCGACGACCTCGACAACCGGCTGGGTCGCGGATGGGTGCTGAACAACCTCGGTCTCCTGGCCCGCAAGCGCGGCGACCTGGAACTCGCCGCCGAGCGCCACCACGACAGCCTCGACGTCTTCCAGGAGATCGGCCACCGGCTCGGCGAGGCACGGGTCCTGAACGCGCTGGGGCTCGTGACACGCGAACGCGGCGAGTACGGCGAGGCCCGCTCGTACTTCCGGCAGAGCCTCGGCGTCGCCCGGGAGATCGGCGACCGGCAGTGCGTGGCCTGGTGTCTCAACAACGTCGCTACCGTCCACGAGCGCGAGGGCGAGCTCGACGACGCCCGGGAGTACTTCGAGGAGAGCCTCGGGGTGAAGCGGGAGCTCGGCGACCGGCAGGGCGAGGGGAACACGCTCTCGCACCTCGCGACGGTCGCGCTCCGCCGCGGCGACGTCGAGCGCGCCCGCGACCGCGCCGGCGAGTCGGTCGCGGTCCTGCTCGACGTGGACGGGTACCACAACGCCCTCGCGAAGCTCGAGCGGATGGCCGAGGTCGCCGTCGAGACGGGCGCGTCCGGAGCCGCGCGGGCGTGGTGCGAACGCGGTCGAGAGCTGGCGGCCGAGCACGGCTTCGACGACTACGAGGAGTCGTTCGCGGACCTGCTCGGCGAACTCGACGGTTCCGACCTGGCCGCCTGA